One segment of Pseudoalteromonas rubra DNA contains the following:
- a CDS encoding cation:proton antiporter gives MQFESGILVLVFLILALFIGALTRHVLKNTQIPYTVALLVIGICIGLAQRGDVFSGDTQMVGDTLALVADIEPHLFLFLFLPTLIFESAFAMEVHLFRRMFTQIAILAVPGLMLAIWLTAELLHMSVPEHWQWSWAMCLMFGALISATDPVAVVALLKEVSSRKRLETLIEGESLLNDGTAIVFFSLFYVWVLASSGGEGAMMASPLQAVGQFAGVVLVGLAIGLVLGGLCIIWIDRVFNDPMIEITLTIAAAYSAFFISESFHVSGVVAVVTLALVLASVGRTRISPEVAGFLHHFWEMMAHIANTCIFLLVGILVAIRVPLDDLQAWQTLGILYVGIMLIRATSITVFTPLLSRIGVGITFEKASVLCWGGLRGAVSLALALTVAASEAIPKEISDRMLFLCAGIVVLTILINGGTMGMLLKFLRLDSLPPAKQATVDKANQQVANTLQTMLPTMMDSPFLRGADWQQVKTQVKLGAMAQTDADAPIDQSDLDTAFLRRLLETERKHYWTQFEQGTLGKRATNLLVEAVELALDGEPCIGQRDSLLATWQVPGWLERMRGIAWLERTLLRLYFERLVVGYDVARGFIQAQEALESHIDTLSPNAQIATHVRQQVQDNMAQTIARINELQETFPDIVQALQSQAAIRLLLNRERAVIKEQLKLAVLDKPEASRLLEDVEKRMAALQQVSIFRQTEAAQLDQQIPWLHGVTQSTREQISSCQERGIYDVGQVLIRQGKALNKLGVIYRGSVREVVAGKQGNSQVVVRGPGETLGITALLTGSSALDYLAETPCEVVWIPVDKLKALMQEDPTLMYILCQQLAQR, from the coding sequence ATGCAGTTTGAATCTGGCATTCTGGTCCTGGTTTTTTTGATCCTGGCCCTGTTTATAGGGGCGCTGACCCGGCATGTCCTGAAAAATACCCAGATCCCCTATACCGTAGCGCTGTTGGTGATTGGGATCTGTATTGGTCTGGCACAGCGCGGCGATGTCTTTAGTGGTGACACTCAGATGGTCGGCGATACCTTAGCCCTGGTTGCCGACATTGAACCGCACCTGTTTTTATTTTTATTCCTGCCTACGCTTATCTTTGAGAGCGCTTTTGCGATGGAAGTGCACTTATTCCGCCGCATGTTTACCCAGATTGCTATTTTGGCCGTGCCTGGCCTGATGCTGGCCATCTGGCTGACGGCCGAATTATTACATATGAGCGTGCCTGAGCACTGGCAATGGAGCTGGGCCATGTGCCTGATGTTCGGTGCCCTGATCAGTGCTACCGACCCGGTTGCTGTGGTGGCCTTACTGAAGGAAGTGAGTTCGCGTAAACGCCTCGAAACCCTGATTGAGGGCGAGTCTTTGCTCAATGATGGTACCGCCATCGTGTTTTTCAGTTTGTTCTATGTCTGGGTGCTGGCCAGCAGCGGCGGAGAGGGAGCCATGATGGCTTCACCGTTGCAAGCTGTCGGGCAGTTTGCCGGTGTGGTACTGGTCGGTTTGGCGATAGGTCTGGTACTGGGTGGGTTATGCATTATATGGATCGATCGGGTATTTAACGATCCTATGATAGAGATCACGCTAACCATCGCGGCGGCATATTCAGCCTTTTTTATCTCCGAGTCGTTTCATGTCTCCGGTGTAGTGGCTGTGGTGACGCTTGCGCTGGTACTGGCTAGTGTGGGACGAACCCGAATCAGCCCGGAAGTAGCTGGGTTTTTACATCATTTCTGGGAAATGATGGCGCACATTGCCAATACCTGTATTTTTCTGCTGGTGGGGATCCTGGTGGCCATTCGGGTGCCGCTGGATGATCTACAGGCGTGGCAGACCCTGGGCATTTTATATGTTGGGATCATGCTGATCCGCGCGACATCCATCACTGTGTTTACACCGCTGTTGAGCCGCATAGGGGTCGGTATTACTTTTGAAAAAGCCAGTGTCTTATGTTGGGGCGGGTTGCGAGGGGCTGTGTCACTGGCGCTGGCTTTGACGGTGGCTGCGAGCGAGGCGATCCCAAAAGAGATCAGTGATCGCATGTTGTTTTTATGTGCCGGGATTGTGGTTCTGACGATTTTAATCAATGGGGGCACTATGGGCATGTTGCTGAAGTTCCTGCGCCTCGACAGCCTGCCTCCAGCCAAACAGGCTACGGTTGACAAAGCCAATCAGCAAGTGGCCAATACCCTGCAAACCATGCTGCCGACTATGATGGACAGCCCATTTTTACGTGGGGCTGACTGGCAGCAGGTGAAAACCCAGGTCAAGCTCGGGGCTATGGCACAAACAGATGCAGATGCGCCGATCGATCAGTCGGACTTAGACACGGCTTTTTTGCGTCGTTTACTGGAAACCGAACGTAAACACTACTGGACTCAGTTTGAGCAAGGTACATTGGGTAAACGGGCAACCAATTTGCTGGTTGAAGCGGTTGAACTGGCACTGGATGGTGAGCCCTGCATCGGTCAGCGTGATAGCTTGTTGGCAACCTGGCAAGTACCCGGCTGGCTAGAGCGAATGCGGGGTATCGCCTGGTTAGAGCGGACGTTATTACGGTTGTATTTTGAGCGTTTGGTAGTGGGGTATGATGTGGCCAGGGGCTTTATTCAGGCGCAGGAAGCGCTGGAAAGTCATATTGATACTTTGTCGCCGAATGCACAGATAGCGACACATGTGCGCCAGCAGGTGCAGGATAATATGGCTCAGACCATCGCGCGGATCAATGAGCTTCAGGAAACGTTTCCGGATATAGTGCAGGCGCTTCAGTCACAGGCTGCAATCCGGTTACTGCTGAACCGTGAGCGGGCTGTGATTAAAGAGCAGCTCAAGCTGGCGGTGCTCGACAAACCCGAAGCCAGCCGGTTGCTGGAAGATGTCGAAAAACGTATGGCGGCGCTGCAACAGGTATCGATTTTTCGCCAGACGGAGGCGGCACAATTGGATCAGCAGATCCCCTGGTTACATGGCGTCACACAGAGCACCCGCGAACAGATCAGCAGCTGCCAGGAGCGCGGTATTTATGATGTGGGTCAGGTGTTGATAAGGCAAGGTAAAGCGCTGAATAAACTGGGTGTGATTTACCGGGGCAGTGTACGTGAAGTGGTTGCCGGTAAGCAGGGTAATAGCCAGGTTGTTGTCAGAGGGCCGGGCGAGACACTTGGCATAACGGCTTTACTGACGGGGTCATCTGCTCTGGATTATCTGGCTGAAACGCCCTGTGAAGTGGTGTGGATCCCGGTTGATAAGCTGAAAGCACTGATGCAGGAAGACCCCACATTGATGTATATCCTCTGTCAGCAGCTGGCTCAGAGGTAA
- a CDS encoding ATP-grasp domain-containing protein, producing MTAKPKLPKIGLLYLDYVLRFFDKSNFKGWPDKIETVVYHWGNDKARFIAEVKQKQIDVLIGNIPATAYETFREIARALPHVRFLPSLDSQFSNKSKENVTHFCRKYKLPAPHTEIFYVPEKAKRYLSQATYPKIIKRSYGPSNYGGYFVHKVDNYDEAMALLTEKKYYPAYVQDFVPMEADIRVMLVGHKPVCAFWRRPPEGEWLTNTSQGGSMDYQAVPKSVLKLATAASKAANAEYWACDIALGKDGKLRILECATAFAAFPYIRDWIGQYLMWLLSDGHFRKPTIPLYNWEELGKIDSRLLRTMRHIGFSSYTPSQDCGEVFHGMDEQHFPILDTQYQRLEEWPSEIWNLQDNFVLHAKSAAAKACQPIPGSDEQAGLELNSYPAPVFDDAQIREILAQVKGIGDKMIDEIMSTFGAHGVVEALNTEPQQLCVVKNLKDKKLEKIVAHWQQVMPSGMTTH from the coding sequence ATGACTGCAAAACCCAAACTCCCAAAGATTGGACTTCTCTATCTGGATTACGTGTTACGTTTTTTTGATAAATCCAACTTCAAAGGTTGGCCAGATAAAATCGAAACTGTGGTATATCACTGGGGCAATGACAAAGCGCGCTTTATTGCCGAAGTGAAACAAAAGCAAATTGATGTGCTGATTGGCAATATACCCGCAACGGCCTATGAAACGTTCCGCGAAATTGCCCGTGCCTTGCCGCATGTGCGCTTTTTGCCCTCGCTGGACAGTCAGTTTTCCAATAAGTCAAAAGAGAACGTGACGCACTTTTGCCGTAAGTACAAGTTACCGGCACCGCATACCGAAATTTTTTACGTACCTGAAAAAGCAAAGCGTTATCTCAGTCAGGCCACGTATCCTAAGATCATCAAGCGCTCGTATGGTCCGTCCAATTACGGCGGCTACTTTGTGCATAAAGTGGATAACTACGATGAAGCGATGGCATTGCTGACGGAGAAAAAATACTACCCGGCTTATGTACAAGATTTTGTACCGATGGAAGCAGATATTCGTGTCATGCTGGTGGGTCATAAACCCGTATGTGCTTTCTGGCGTCGTCCTCCTGAAGGAGAGTGGTTAACCAACACCAGCCAGGGTGGCAGCATGGATTATCAGGCAGTCCCTAAGTCGGTACTTAAGCTGGCGACCGCAGCGTCAAAAGCTGCCAATGCGGAGTACTGGGCCTGCGATATTGCGCTGGGCAAAGATGGCAAGCTACGCATTTTGGAGTGTGCCACGGCATTTGCTGCATTCCCTTACATTCGAGATTGGATAGGCCAGTATCTGATGTGGCTGCTCTCGGATGGTCACTTCCGCAAGCCAACGATCCCGCTGTATAACTGGGAAGAGCTTGGCAAAATCGATTCACGTCTGCTGCGTACGATGCGTCATATCGGGTTTTCCAGTTATACACCAAGCCAGGACTGTGGCGAGGTATTTCATGGTATGGATGAGCAGCATTTTCCTATCCTGGATACCCAGTATCAGCGTCTTGAAGAGTGGCCAAGTGAGATCTGGAATTTGCAGGACAACTTTGTGTTACACGCTAAGTCGGCCGCAGCCAAAGCCTGTCAGCCCATTCCTGGCAGTGATGAGCAGGCTGGCCTGGAGCTGAATAGTTACCCTGCGCCGGTGTTCGATGATGCTCAGATCCGGGAGATCCTGGCACAGGTGAAAGGCATTGGCGACAAGATGATCGATGAGATCATGTCGACCTTTGGTGCACATGGTGTCGTTGAAGCACTGAACACTGAGCCGCAACAACTTTGTGTGGTGAAAAACCTTAAGGACAAAAAACTAGAAAAGATCGTCGCACACTGGCAACAAGTCATGCCGTCTGGAATGACCACACATTAG
- a CDS encoding ABC transporter ATP-binding protein, giving the protein MLEINDLIFRWPGAADATLNIPKLEVAAGERVFLHGPSGSGKSTLLGLLSGINKPEAGSIRLLNSDLAQLSDAARDKFRADHIGTIFQNFNLLPYLSPVENVMLGCHFSRSRTDRIKTSGKTLAQQAELLLQELGLDASIMSRSVAQLSIGQQQRVAAARAFIGQPELIIADEPTSALDADNRNTFIELLFKEASQYGATILFVSHDSSLAPLFDKHLSLVELNGASQ; this is encoded by the coding sequence ATGTTAGAGATTAACGACCTGATTTTTCGCTGGCCCGGTGCCGCCGACGCCACCCTCAACATACCCAAACTTGAAGTCGCCGCCGGTGAGCGGGTCTTTTTACATGGCCCAAGCGGCAGTGGTAAATCAACGCTGCTGGGACTGCTGAGCGGAATTAACAAGCCAGAAGCCGGCAGCATCCGCTTGCTTAACAGTGATCTGGCACAGCTCAGCGATGCCGCCAGAGACAAATTCAGAGCCGATCACATCGGCACAATCTTTCAGAACTTCAATTTACTGCCTTACCTCAGTCCGGTTGAAAATGTCATGCTCGGCTGCCATTTTTCTCGCAGCCGTACCGACCGTATTAAGACGTCGGGCAAAACCCTGGCTCAGCAGGCCGAACTGTTGTTACAGGAACTTGGTCTGGATGCCAGCATCATGTCGCGCTCTGTGGCTCAGCTGAGTATTGGCCAGCAACAACGTGTTGCCGCAGCCCGGGCCTTTATTGGTCAGCCTGAGTTGATCATTGCTGACGAGCCCACCTCCGCACTGGATGCCGACAATCGCAATACCTTTATCGAGTTACTATTTAAAGAGGCCAGCCAATATGGCGCAACCATTTTGTTCGTCAGTCATGACAGCAGCCTGGCCCCTTTGTTTGACAAACACCTGAGTCTGGTTGAATTAAACGGAGCAAGCCAATGA
- a CDS encoding M14 family zinc carboxypeptidase: MKIQYASYQDTIEFLQSAMSAHPHLIRLQSIGETWEGRPIMLVTISLDVTYADDKPALLYTGSIHAREWIGNELAVKFVQYVIDNYRFNPKLQNALTRNTLYMVPCLNPDGFEYSRNHFSFWRKNRRNNGDGTFGVDLNRNFDAKFMRNQNTGSNTYGGPHAFSEPETCAIRDFVESHENIRIALDYHSQGNVFFPAHKFNHEVEIEGTDLNVLCANMNHEIKKVTGRQYGIHRGKPPAQLIHGSGREYYYRKGIIATVVEVGTRNIPDYMKNMSESVAENIPAVQYALSEAINYSPLAPKRVEGFTIKSVSHDSVELEWQYEDRDDIYFEVYRSQHNKNPCGEETLVAITKTLSFTDSQLLSGHSYFYNIRAVDKVTKIKSPFSPELRLKTRLARTESARTLFPARESVGYLSQNNQVKNKEHFGYNSMFIGVDKKRGVSMGVVQFDLSSINAGSQILSAQFFIYPMNRVAAKIEKYGEWSVAILDADQIEDIYDYAAIAEAKPLHTLGQTIESDKLTQGIWLKWQFNGVERSLLAKLLKQQRLLLRLQGPKKLPLGKDSQVMQFDIGYGPFGSGLHYRPNLELVYQLPEQQLVLSPLACNTIYKDKVVADKLASGFDTEGDIVYGQMSFDLNVDLPVERTVFTNACLTVRSCNSIASARDVRFTIELVELRDVDYQHVKQRQKIEYIGYEVSNEQLRERAEHHFIFDSYSLQELERLHQAQTPFYFIIRATAESQATDALVNWTNCQDQQPAQLKIDYIARRKHPVAAPHNLQTQVENGVVKLTWDNEEDEDLVGFFVVRNRFHPPRSPFDGVKLYGGRDNYTLDNFGTPDIAKYYAVFSYDDVPNYSQPVTIYYPGKAED; this comes from the coding sequence ATGAAAATCCAATACGCGTCCTATCAGGACACCATAGAGTTCCTGCAAAGCGCCATGAGCGCGCACCCCCATTTGATCCGTTTACAGAGCATAGGTGAAACCTGGGAAGGTCGACCGATCATGCTGGTGACTATTTCGCTGGATGTCACCTACGCCGATGATAAACCTGCGTTACTGTATACTGGGTCGATCCATGCGCGGGAGTGGATTGGCAATGAGCTGGCGGTAAAGTTTGTTCAGTATGTGATTGATAACTATCGTTTCAACCCGAAGCTGCAAAATGCTTTGACCCGTAATACTTTGTATATGGTGCCGTGCCTGAATCCAGATGGTTTTGAGTACTCCCGTAACCATTTCTCATTCTGGCGCAAGAATCGGCGTAACAATGGCGATGGGACGTTTGGGGTGGACTTAAACCGCAATTTTGATGCGAAGTTTATGCGTAATCAGAACACAGGATCGAATACCTATGGCGGGCCTCACGCGTTTTCTGAGCCAGAAACGTGTGCCATTCGTGATTTTGTAGAAAGCCACGAGAACATTCGTATCGCACTGGATTATCACTCCCAGGGCAATGTGTTTTTTCCGGCGCATAAGTTCAATCATGAAGTAGAAATCGAAGGGACCGATCTGAATGTGCTGTGCGCCAATATGAATCACGAGATCAAAAAGGTGACTGGCCGCCAGTATGGGATCCACCGGGGCAAACCGCCGGCTCAGCTGATCCACGGCAGTGGCCGCGAGTACTATTATCGCAAGGGGATCATTGCCACCGTAGTGGAAGTGGGCACGCGTAATATTCCGGATTATATGAAAAATATGTCTGAGAGTGTGGCCGAGAATATTCCGGCCGTACAATATGCGCTGAGTGAGGCGATCAATTACTCGCCGCTGGCCCCCAAGCGAGTGGAAGGCTTTACCATCAAATCCGTGTCCCATGACAGTGTTGAGCTGGAATGGCAATATGAGGATCGTGATGACATCTATTTTGAAGTCTATCGCAGTCAGCATAACAAAAACCCATGTGGCGAAGAGACCTTAGTCGCCATTACTAAAACGCTGAGCTTTACGGACAGTCAGCTGCTCAGCGGACACAGTTATTTTTACAACATTCGTGCCGTGGATAAGGTGACCAAGATAAAATCGCCATTCAGCCCTGAGCTGCGGCTGAAAACCCGTCTGGCACGAACCGAAAGCGCCCGTACTTTATTCCCTGCCCGTGAGTCGGTGGGCTACTTATCGCAAAATAATCAGGTCAAAAATAAAGAACACTTTGGTTATAACTCTATGTTTATCGGGGTTGATAAGAAGCGTGGTGTTAGCATGGGCGTGGTGCAGTTTGATCTCAGCAGTATCAACGCAGGATCGCAGATCTTAAGCGCTCAGTTCTTTATCTATCCCATGAATCGGGTGGCGGCCAAAATTGAAAAATATGGTGAATGGTCGGTGGCGATCCTTGATGCTGATCAGATTGAAGACATCTATGACTACGCTGCCATTGCAGAGGCTAAGCCTTTGCATACGCTGGGGCAAACCATTGAGTCTGACAAACTGACTCAGGGGATCTGGCTGAAATGGCAGTTTAATGGCGTTGAGCGTAGCTTGCTGGCCAAACTCTTAAAACAGCAGCGTCTGTTACTGCGGTTGCAGGGGCCTAAAAAATTGCCGCTGGGTAAAGACTCTCAGGTGATGCAGTTTGATATCGGCTATGGGCCATTTGGTAGCGGCTTACATTATCGGCCCAATCTGGAGCTGGTTTATCAGTTGCCCGAACAGCAACTGGTCCTGAGTCCATTGGCCTGTAATACCATTTATAAAGACAAGGTGGTGGCCGACAAATTGGCATCTGGGTTCGATACCGAAGGCGATATTGTGTACGGACAGATGTCGTTTGACTTAAATGTGGACTTGCCTGTGGAGCGTACCGTGTTTACTAATGCCTGTCTGACGGTGCGCTCGTGCAATTCCATCGCATCCGCGCGGGACGTGCGCTTTACCATAGAATTGGTGGAATTGCGGGACGTGGATTATCAACACGTTAAACAACGGCAGAAAATAGAGTATATCGGCTATGAGGTCAGCAACGAACAACTCAGAGAGCGTGCAGAACATCACTTTATTTTCGATAGCTACAGCTTGCAGGAGCTGGAGCGTTTGCATCAGGCACAGACGCCTTTTTACTTTATTATTCGCGCCACGGCGGAGTCGCAGGCAACGGATGCACTGGTAAACTGGACTAACTGTCAGGATCAGCAACCCGCGCAGCTGAAAATAGACTATATCGCACGACGCAAACATCCGGTGGCTGCACCACATAATCTACAAACTCAGGTCGAAAACGGCGTGGTGAAACTGACCTGGGACAATGAAGAGGATGAGGATCTGGTGGGCTTTTTCGTGGTACGAAACCGCTTCCATCCGCCACGTTCTCCGTTTGATGGCGTAAAGCTGTATGGCGGTCGAGACAACTATACCCTGGATAATTTTGGTACGCCGGATATTGCTAAGTACTATGCGGTGTTTAGCTATGATGATGTGCCCAATTACTCGCAGCCAGTGACGATTTACTATCCAGGCAAAGCTGAGGACTGA
- a CDS encoding DUF3299 domain-containing protein: MLFCVQAQAAPPKEIFWDDLIPKGHVQISNQDAAASHDGDQQNWVQPDLDAPVVKSLDGKQVSLPGFVVPLEGDSEVITEFLLVPYFGACIHVPPPPPNQIVHVKIKNGVPIDSLYDAITVTGTMKVATWKGDLAQTGYKMEAVGVAPFEL, from the coding sequence ATGCTGTTTTGCGTGCAGGCGCAGGCAGCACCGCCTAAAGAAATTTTCTGGGATGATCTGATCCCAAAAGGCCATGTCCAAATCAGCAATCAGGACGCCGCGGCCAGTCATGATGGCGATCAGCAAAACTGGGTACAGCCGGATCTCGATGCCCCGGTTGTTAAAAGCTTAGATGGTAAACAGGTGAGCTTACCCGGGTTTGTAGTCCCGCTTGAAGGAGACAGTGAAGTGATCACTGAGTTCTTACTGGTGCCTTACTTCGGAGCCTGTATTCACGTGCCACCACCGCCGCCCAACCAGATCGTGCATGTCAAAATCAAGAATGGGGTGCCCATCGACAGCCTGTATGATGCGATTACCGTGACGGGTACTATGAAGGTCGCCACCTGGAAAGGCGATCTGGCACAAACCGGTTATAAAATGGAAGCAGTTGGCGTCGCGCCGTTTGAATTATAA
- a CDS encoding phosphoribosylaminoimidazolesuccinocarboxamide synthase: protein MSSYKVLDVNDDLPIRTKGAVHSGKVRSVYWLTDQDSARLIEEKGYDVPAGTELAIMVISDRISAFDCIWQGENGLNGVPGKGIALNSVAAHWFKLFDEAGLAGNHIVDIPHPYVWIVRKASTVRVEAIARQYITGSMWRDYSKGVREFCGISLPEGLTAHQKLDDVLITPSTKGIIRGLPDVPEVDDVNITRRNITDNLDAFNFKSDADVARYEQLLSEGFALISKELAKLDQIFVDTKFEFGYVEDKDGSERLIYIDEVGTPDSSRIWDGPAYRDGKIVENSKEGFRQLLINNVPDSDVLLNKDRMSEREQLAASYKLPELVMMSVSDTYVGIASKIVGQQLSIPQNPRDEVIAVLDKEYGLIDA from the coding sequence ATGAGTAGCTACAAAGTTCTAGACGTCAATGACGATCTACCCATTCGCACCAAAGGTGCTGTGCACAGTGGTAAAGTACGTTCAGTTTATTGGTTAACCGACCAGGACAGTGCCCGTTTGATCGAAGAAAAAGGCTATGATGTGCCTGCCGGAACAGAGCTGGCGATCATGGTGATCTCGGATCGCATCTCGGCCTTTGACTGCATCTGGCAGGGCGAAAATGGCCTCAATGGTGTACCGGGCAAAGGTATCGCACTGAACAGTGTCGCCGCCCATTGGTTTAAACTATTCGATGAAGCGGGTCTGGCAGGTAATCACATTGTGGATATACCTCACCCATACGTGTGGATCGTGCGTAAAGCCAGCACCGTGCGCGTCGAAGCCATCGCCCGCCAATATATCACCGGCAGCATGTGGCGCGATTACAGCAAAGGTGTGCGCGAGTTCTGTGGGATCAGTTTGCCAGAAGGCCTGACTGCGCATCAAAAGCTTGACGATGTGCTGATCACGCCGTCAACAAAAGGGATCATTCGTGGCCTGCCAGATGTGCCGGAAGTCGATGATGTGAATATCACACGTCGCAATATCACGGATAACCTGGATGCGTTTAACTTTAAGTCAGACGCCGATGTGGCCCGCTATGAGCAGCTGCTGAGCGAGGGCTTTGCGTTGATCTCTAAAGAGCTGGCCAAGCTGGATCAAATCTTTGTGGACACCAAATTCGAATTTGGTTACGTAGAAGATAAAGATGGCAGCGAACGTTTGATCTACATTGATGAGGTAGGCACGCCGGATTCATCACGGATCTGGGATGGCCCGGCATACCGTGACGGTAAAATTGTGGAAAACTCTAAAGAAGGCTTCCGCCAGTTATTGATCAATAATGTACCGGACAGCGATGTTTTGCTGAACAAAGACCGCATGAGCGAGCGCGAACAGCTGGCTGCCAGTTATAAGTTGCCTGAGCTGGTGATGATGTCGGTGTCAGATACGTATGTGGGCATCGCCAGTAAAATTGTTGGCCAACAGCTTAGTATTCCTCAGAACCCACGTGATGAGGTGATTGCCGTACTGGATAAAGAGTATGGTCTGATCGACGCCTGA
- a CDS encoding ABC transporter permease — translation MRLISLASKSMLNRKASVLLTLFTIAISVMLLLTIERVRQEAKSSFSNTVSGTDLIVGARSGDIQLLLSSVFRIGHANNSVSWDSYQDIKAQRGVSWTIPISLGDSHKGHAVLGTNSAYFEHFRYGKKQTLAFTAGRAFVNAQEVVLGSDVAQKMHYQLGQQIVISHGMGNTSFHHHDDNPMTIVGILAPTGTPVDKTVHVPLAAIEAMHSQPKSTPRMLGKPKQPAGHKHDHQDEHGHHDSHDHGHADKHEHHDSHDQGHADKHEHHDSHDHGHADGHEHHDSHDHGHGHDKPDTVAVAVPAPADLHGDLIGEPKQITAFLMGLDSPLYTLQIRRNINNYKAEPLLAIMPGVTLRELWRMLGLVEKILLLFSAVVVLISLLGMLTTLLATLNQRRRELAILRSVGARPRHIFTLMSSEAILITAAGCTLGIALFYALIALAQGTLQSQFGISLSISLLSHYELMLIGVIMAAGTLMGILPATRAYFYSLSDGMSIKL, via the coding sequence ATGAGATTAATCAGTCTGGCGAGCAAAAGTATGCTCAACCGCAAGGCCAGCGTGCTGCTGACCCTGTTCACCATTGCCATCAGTGTGATGCTGCTGCTGACCATTGAAAGGGTGCGTCAGGAAGCGAAAAGCAGCTTTAGCAATACCGTATCAGGTACCGATCTTATCGTCGGTGCCCGAAGTGGCGACATCCAGCTGCTGCTCTCCAGTGTCTTTCGCATTGGTCATGCCAATAATAGTGTAAGCTGGGACAGCTATCAGGACATAAAAGCTCAGCGAGGTGTGAGCTGGACTATTCCCATCAGCCTGGGCGACAGCCACAAAGGTCATGCGGTACTGGGCACCAACAGCGCTTACTTTGAACACTTTCGCTATGGTAAGAAACAAACACTGGCTTTCACCGCAGGCCGCGCTTTTGTTAATGCACAGGAAGTGGTGCTGGGCAGTGACGTCGCCCAAAAAATGCATTACCAGCTTGGTCAGCAAATTGTGATTTCACACGGTATGGGCAATACCAGCTTCCATCATCACGATGATAATCCGATGACTATAGTTGGGATCCTGGCACCGACCGGCACGCCGGTCGATAAAACCGTGCATGTGCCACTGGCGGCCATCGAGGCCATGCATAGCCAGCCTAAATCAACTCCCCGCATGCTAGGTAAGCCAAAACAGCCTGCTGGACACAAGCATGACCATCAAGATGAACATGGGCACCATGACAGCCATGACCACGGCCATGCAGATAAACATGAGCACCATGACAGCCATGACCAGGGTCATGCAGATAAACATGAGCACCATGACAGCCATGACCACGGCCATGCAGATGGACATGAGCACCATGACAGCCATGACCACGGTCATGGACACGATAAACCCGACACCGTCGCAGTTGCGGTACCAGCCCCCGCAGATCTGCATGGCGATCTGATTGGTGAACCCAAACAGATCACGGCATTTTTAATGGGGCTGGACTCCCCGCTATACACTTTGCAGATCCGCCGTAATATCAATAATTACAAAGCAGAGCCGCTGCTGGCCATCATGCCCGGCGTTACATTACGTGAGCTGTGGCGCATGCTGGGCCTGGTAGAAAAGATCCTGCTGCTGTTTTCTGCCGTGGTGGTCTTGATCAGCCTTCTGGGCATGCTGACCACCTTGTTGGCGACGCTGAACCAGCGCCGCCGAGAATTGGCCATTTTGCGCTCTGTGGGCGCGCGACCACGACACATTTTCACTCTAATGAGCAGCGAAGCTATCTTAATTACCGCAGCAGGCTGCACATTAGGCATTGCCTTGTTTTACGCCCTGATTGCACTGGCACAAGGCACGCTGCAAAGTCAGTTCGGAATTAGCCTGAGCATTTCACTGCTCAGTCACTATGAACTCATGTTGATCGGGGTTATTATGGCGGCCGGCACACTGATGGGCATATTGCCTGCAACCCGAGCCTATTTCTATTCGCTCAGCGATGGCATGAGCATCAAGCTATAA